One genomic region from Marinobacter szutsaonensis encodes:
- a CDS encoding tripartite tricarboxylate transporter TctB family protein, translated as MTSFGDRILGLGLLVLAVAYGWAAQQWPEPFGGAESVGPETFPTILSVVLVAGSLYLMIKPDPDAQWPIGKSALELVVSVVVLIVYALLLEPLGFIIATTLAVGTLSWRMGAVPNRAFLTGLISAVVVFVLFNHGLSLSLPAGLLEVN; from the coding sequence ATGACCAGCTTCGGTGATCGCATACTCGGCCTGGGCCTTCTGGTCCTCGCCGTCGCCTATGGCTGGGCTGCCCAACAGTGGCCCGAGCCCTTTGGCGGGGCCGAAAGCGTCGGCCCCGAAACCTTCCCGACCATTCTGTCGGTGGTGCTGGTGGCAGGCAGCCTGTACCTGATGATCAAGCCAGATCCGGATGCCCAGTGGCCGATCGGAAAGTCAGCCCTGGAGCTGGTGGTCTCGGTGGTGGTGCTGATCGTCTACGCGTTGTTGCTCGAACCACTCGGCTTCATCATCGCCACCACCCTGGCCGTGGGTACCCTGAGCTGGCGAATGGGCGCGGTGCCGAACCGGGCCTTCCTGACCGGGCTGATCAGCGCAGTAGTGGTGTTCGTGCTGTTTAACCACGGCCTGTCCCTGAGCCTGCCGGCCGGCTTGCTGGAGGTGAACTGA
- a CDS encoding alpha/beta hydrolase gives MKLPEPFQYQQIDVGDVTMNVAHGGSGRPLLLLHGYPQTHLMWQKVAPALARDFHVICPDLRGYGDSSKPDSGPDHYAYSKRQMAADMVALMQSLGYREFSVAGHDRGARVTHRLCLDHPAAVERACVMDIAPTLHMFEHTDQAFATGYYHWFFLIQPDGLPEHMIGQDPGYYLREKLSRWSAPGAQFEPEAVADYVRCFSAPEAIHASCEDYRAAATIDLEHDRADRDRGHGVECPLLVLWGSKGFVNRTYDVLSVWRQYGSTVEGKALECGHFLPEEAPESVIDELRRFFPAG, from the coding sequence ATGAAACTGCCAGAACCGTTCCAGTACCAACAGATCGACGTTGGCGATGTGACCATGAACGTCGCCCATGGTGGCTCAGGTCGCCCCCTCCTCCTGTTGCACGGTTACCCCCAGACTCACCTGATGTGGCAGAAAGTGGCGCCGGCGCTCGCCCGGGACTTTCATGTTATCTGCCCTGACCTCAGGGGGTACGGCGACAGTAGCAAACCGGATTCCGGCCCGGACCACTACGCCTACAGCAAACGGCAGATGGCGGCGGACATGGTGGCACTGATGCAGTCACTGGGCTATCGGGAGTTCTCGGTGGCAGGTCACGACCGGGGTGCCCGGGTCACCCACCGACTCTGTCTGGACCACCCGGCGGCGGTGGAGCGCGCCTGCGTGATGGATATAGCCCCGACCCTGCACATGTTCGAGCATACCGACCAGGCGTTCGCGACCGGCTATTACCACTGGTTCTTCCTGATCCAGCCTGACGGGCTGCCCGAGCACATGATTGGTCAGGATCCGGGCTATTACCTGCGTGAGAAACTCAGTCGCTGGTCGGCACCGGGGGCGCAATTCGAGCCGGAAGCGGTGGCCGACTATGTCCGCTGTTTCTCCGCACCCGAAGCCATCCATGCCAGTTGCGAGGATTACCGGGCGGCGGCCACGATTGATCTGGAACACGACCGGGCGGACCGGGATCGGGGGCACGGGGTGGAGTGTCCCCTGTTAGTGCTGTGGGGCAGCAAAGGCTTTGTGAACCGCACCTACGACGTATTGTCAGTGTGGCGCCAGTACGGTTCGACAGTGGAAGGGAAGGCCCTTGAATGTGGTCATTTCCTGCCTGAAGAGGCGCCGGAGTCCGTCATCGACGAACTCCGGCGGTTTTTTCCGGCTGGCTGA
- a CDS encoding NADH:flavin oxidoreductase — translation MSDVMQSGTFSSIEVPNRFALAPMTRTSAEADGTPNALMADHYEGYAKGGFGLVITEGTYTDDKASQGYANQPGIINDTQVAGWKTIIDRVHAGGSKIFVQLMHAGAQFQANRYTDQPLGPSEVTPKGAPLGLYGDQQTWQTPSAMTETDIQAAVDGFARAAANARKAGFDGIEIHGANGYLLNQFLSTHFNKREDSYGGSLDNRLRLVLEVVRAVRKAVGDSYPVGIRLSQATVTDPDYQLPEGESGFRRVVEAVRNAGADFVHTTDGAINRKNFVEGDQSLASVAASVEGIELIINGGIDETNYQDVASQFPRALLAVGKKALANPDFVQRLKDGKEIGDLDFAMLQPKATITNELAWREQNAA, via the coding sequence ATGAGCGACGTTATGCAATCTGGCACATTCAGTTCCATCGAGGTACCGAATCGTTTTGCCCTGGCTCCCATGACGCGCACCAGCGCCGAGGCCGATGGCACGCCGAACGCACTGATGGCTGATCACTACGAAGGCTATGCCAAAGGCGGCTTTGGTCTGGTGATCACCGAGGGCACCTACACCGATGACAAGGCCAGCCAGGGCTATGCGAACCAGCCGGGTATCATCAATGACACCCAGGTTGCCGGCTGGAAGACCATCATTGACCGGGTACATGCCGGCGGCAGCAAAATCTTTGTTCAACTGATGCATGCCGGTGCCCAGTTCCAGGCCAACCGGTACACCGACCAGCCGCTTGGTCCGAGTGAGGTAACCCCAAAAGGCGCTCCCCTTGGCCTTTATGGCGACCAGCAAACCTGGCAAACCCCTTCCGCCATGACTGAAACAGACATCCAGGCGGCCGTTGACGGCTTCGCCCGTGCCGCTGCGAACGCCAGAAAGGCGGGCTTCGACGGAATCGAAATCCACGGAGCCAACGGCTACCTCCTCAACCAGTTCCTGAGCACGCACTTCAACAAACGGGAAGACAGCTACGGCGGCTCCCTGGATAACCGTCTGCGCCTGGTACTGGAGGTGGTCCGTGCCGTCCGGAAAGCCGTTGGTGACAGCTATCCGGTGGGTATCCGTCTGTCACAGGCAACCGTGACCGATCCTGACTATCAGCTTCCCGAGGGCGAGTCTGGCTTCAGGAGGGTCGTCGAGGCGGTGCGTAATGCCGGTGCGGATTTCGTGCATACCACCGATGGTGCGATCAACCGGAAGAACTTTGTCGAGGGTGACCAAAGCCTGGCCAGTGTGGCGGCCTCGGTTGAAGGTATAGAGCTGATCATCAACGGCGGCATTGATGAGACCAACTACCAGGATGTGGCGAGTCAATTCCCGCGCGCCTTGCTGGCCGTCGGAAAGAAGGCGCTCGCGAATCCGGACTTCGTACAGCGGCTAAAGGATGGCAAGGAAATTGGTGATCTGGACTTTGCCATGCTGCAGCCCAAAGCCACTATCACCAACGAACTGGCCTGGCGCGAGCAAAACGCCGCCTGA
- a CDS encoding tripartite tricarboxylate transporter permease, which translates to METLGFLMEGFAVALTPYNLMFALFGAFVGTLIGCLPGLGPANGVAILIPLAFTLGLPPETAMILLTAVYAGAMYGGRISSILLNIPGDEPAMMTCLDGYPMAQKGRAADALAVSAIASFAGGLIGTIGLIMLAPVLAKFALTFGPAEYFALFLLAFATLGGITGKNPMKTVVAATLGIMISTVGIDISTGTQRYTFGVLELYEGIDFILAIVGLFAISELLFFVEHRMGGGREKMTVGKLSLTFKELVTTIPTQLRGGILGFISGVLPGAGASLGSFISYTLEKQVLGKKGKFGEGDIRGVVAPEAGNNGASSGALVPMLTLGVPGSGTTAVLLAMLISLNITPGPLMFTQNADIVWGVIAALLIGNVLLLVLNIPLVGFFVKLLSVPPMYLLPIVTMVAFVGIYSISHSTFDLYFMVAFGVAGYFLRKLEIPLVPIILGLLLGPEMEKNLGHAMVLSDGDWSILWASPLAMGLWIVAGLGLVLPYLVGPLLRRRMNAAMKESPVSD; encoded by the coding sequence ATGGAAACCCTCGGCTTCCTCATGGAGGGGTTTGCGGTCGCGCTGACCCCTTATAACCTGATGTTTGCTCTGTTCGGGGCCTTCGTTGGCACACTGATCGGCTGTTTGCCCGGGCTGGGCCCTGCCAATGGTGTGGCCATCCTGATCCCATTGGCTTTCACCCTGGGGCTGCCGCCGGAAACGGCGATGATCCTGTTGACCGCCGTCTATGCCGGTGCCATGTATGGCGGGCGTATTTCCTCGATCCTGCTGAACATCCCCGGTGATGAGCCGGCAATGATGACCTGTCTTGACGGCTATCCGATGGCGCAGAAGGGTCGGGCAGCGGACGCGCTTGCCGTATCCGCCATCGCCTCGTTCGCGGGTGGCCTGATCGGTACCATCGGCCTGATCATGCTCGCGCCGGTACTGGCGAAATTTGCCCTGACCTTCGGACCGGCTGAGTACTTTGCCCTGTTCCTGCTGGCGTTCGCCACCCTTGGCGGAATCACCGGCAAGAACCCGATGAAGACCGTTGTGGCAGCGACCCTGGGCATCATGATCTCCACGGTCGGCATCGATATCTCCACCGGCACCCAGCGCTACACCTTCGGCGTGCTGGAGCTGTACGAAGGCATCGATTTCATCCTGGCGATCGTGGGCCTGTTTGCCATCTCCGAGCTGTTGTTCTTCGTGGAGCATCGCATGGGCGGCGGCCGGGAGAAAATGACCGTCGGCAAGCTCAGCCTGACCTTCAAGGAACTGGTGACCACCATCCCGACGCAACTGCGGGGCGGTATCCTGGGCTTCATATCCGGCGTGTTGCCGGGGGCCGGCGCCTCTCTGGGCAGTTTCATCAGCTATACCCTGGAGAAGCAGGTGCTTGGAAAGAAGGGCAAGTTCGGTGAAGGCGATATCCGCGGTGTGGTGGCGCCGGAAGCCGGTAACAACGGTGCCTCCTCTGGCGCCCTGGTACCGATGCTGACCCTGGGTGTTCCAGGTAGCGGTACCACCGCTGTGCTGCTGGCCATGCTGATCTCCCTGAATATCACGCCAGGCCCGCTGATGTTTACCCAGAACGCCGACATTGTCTGGGGCGTCATTGCCGCCCTGCTGATCGGTAATGTATTGCTGCTGGTGCTTAACATTCCGCTGGTGGGCTTCTTCGTGAAGCTGCTGTCGGTGCCGCCGATGTACCTGCTGCCCATCGTGACCATGGTCGCGTTTGTGGGCATCTATTCCATCAGCCACAGCACCTTCGACCTGTACTTCATGGTGGCCTTCGGTGTCGCCGGTTATTTCCTGCGCAAGCTGGAAATTCCGCTGGTGCCGATCATCCTGGGCTTGCTGCTGGGGCCGGAGATGGAGAAGAACCTGGGTCATGCCATGGTGCTGTCGGACGGAGACTGGAGCATCCTCTGGGCCAGTCCGCTGGCCATGGGGCTCTGGATCGTTGCCGGCCTTGGTCTGGTGCTGCCGTACCTGGTTGGCCCGCTTCTGCGCAGACGCATGAACGCGGCCATGAAAGAATCCCCCGTCAGCGACTGA
- a CDS encoding tripartite tricarboxylate transporter substrate-binding protein encodes MFIKQTLSFVAAAAVSMSAMAWQPSGKVECLAPADPGGGWDFTCRSVGNVMQDLGLVEGTVQTVNMAGAGGGVAYAHTVSKRSEDNKLLVAASTATTTRLAQKQFPGMNADMVTWVGALGADYGIIAVSKDSEYQNLNELMDAVKANPKSVKFAGGSARGGWDHLKVLIAAKAAGADKLPAIPYLSYNNGGEAMTQVVGGQVDAFTGDISEATGFMESGDLRVIAVLADERLPGKFNDIPTAKEQGIDAVGPNWRGFYMPKGADEAAKQYWVEAVDTLYASEEWKQVMKSNGLIPFHPPADRFDEFVRNQVQDIENLSREIGLLK; translated from the coding sequence ATGTTTATCAAGCAAACCCTGTCTTTTGTGGCGGCTGCGGCCGTCTCCATGTCTGCCATGGCCTGGCAGCCGTCCGGAAAAGTGGAATGTCTTGCCCCGGCCGATCCCGGTGGCGGTTGGGATTTTACCTGTCGCAGCGTCGGCAATGTGATGCAGGACCTTGGTCTGGTCGAAGGTACCGTTCAGACCGTCAATATGGCTGGCGCCGGTGGCGGTGTGGCATACGCCCACACCGTGAGCAAGCGGTCGGAGGACAACAAGTTGCTGGTGGCCGCATCCACAGCAACCACCACCCGTCTGGCCCAGAAACAGTTCCCGGGCATGAACGCCGATATGGTGACCTGGGTCGGTGCGCTTGGCGCGGATTACGGCATCATCGCCGTCAGCAAGGATTCCGAATACCAGAACCTGAACGAGTTGATGGATGCGGTGAAGGCGAACCCGAAGTCCGTCAAGTTTGCCGGTGGCAGTGCCCGTGGCGGCTGGGACCACCTGAAAGTGCTGATTGCGGCCAAGGCCGCCGGAGCCGACAAGCTGCCTGCCATTCCCTACCTCTCCTACAACAACGGTGGTGAGGCCATGACCCAGGTGGTCGGTGGCCAGGTGGACGCCTTTACCGGTGATATTTCCGAGGCGACCGGTTTCATGGAATCGGGAGACCTGCGGGTGATCGCGGTGCTGGCGGACGAACGCCTGCCGGGCAAATTCAATGATATTCCGACGGCAAAGGAGCAGGGTATTGATGCCGTGGGCCCGAACTGGCGTGGCTTTTATATGCCCAAGGGCGCTGATGAGGCCGCCAAACAGTACTGGGTTGAGGCTGTGGATACCCTGTACGCGAGCGAGGAATGGAAGCAGGTCATGAAGAGCAACGGCCTGATCCCGTTTCACCCGCCTGCGGACCGGTTTGATGAGTTTGTCCGCAACCAGGTGCAGGACATCGAGAACCTGTCTCGCGAAATCGGGTTGCTGAAATGA
- a CDS encoding c-type cytochrome → MKMKHTISLLAGLLVASPAALAQPEVPVNLPEFKEGQYVHSAPTVEDLKNDDSIHPELKKVILKGRDMFMNTQQYRGEYVFNDMNCKSCHMGEGRKNWSGPVWPAATTLPDFRGKNQHVNSLEERIAGCFSFSMNGKPPAYGSDDMLAMMAYHQWLAKDAPVYEKNIGGRGFSHLGNEKPELDYERGQKVYAENCAVCHGDDGQGQKKDGQVVFPPLWGDGSYNWGAGMTRIFTAASFIKNNMPLGQPGSLTDDEAWQVANYINSQERPQDPRYTGDVKETREKFLNFHKHTNYGTVVNGKLLGDHDNTGDKPFLKPDVLRPRTFE, encoded by the coding sequence ATGAAAATGAAGCATACAATTTCCCTGCTCGCCGGCCTGCTGGTTGCAAGCCCTGCAGCCCTGGCGCAGCCTGAAGTACCGGTCAACCTGCCGGAATTCAAGGAAGGCCAATACGTTCACAGCGCCCCCACCGTGGAGGACCTGAAGAACGATGACAGCATTCACCCGGAACTGAAAAAAGTCATTCTCAAGGGCCGGGACATGTTCATGAATACCCAGCAGTACCGCGGCGAATACGTCTTCAACGACATGAACTGCAAGTCCTGCCACATGGGCGAGGGTCGCAAGAACTGGTCCGGCCCGGTCTGGCCTGCAGCCACCACGCTGCCGGACTTCCGGGGCAAGAACCAGCACGTGAACTCGCTGGAAGAGCGGATTGCCGGGTGTTTCTCGTTCTCCATGAATGGCAAGCCCCCTGCCTATGGCAGTGACGACATGCTGGCTATGATGGCCTACCACCAGTGGCTTGCGAAGGACGCACCGGTGTACGAAAAGAACATTGGCGGTCGCGGCTTCAGCCATCTGGGTAACGAAAAACCGGAGCTGGACTATGAGCGCGGCCAAAAGGTCTATGCCGAGAATTGTGCGGTGTGCCACGGCGACGATGGACAGGGCCAGAAAAAGGACGGACAGGTTGTGTTCCCACCGCTGTGGGGTGATGGCTCCTACAACTGGGGCGCCGGCATGACCCGGATTTTCACTGCGGCCTCGTTCATCAAGAACAACATGCCGCTGGGGCAGCCCGGCTCCCTGACCGACGATGAAGCCTGGCAGGTTGCCAACTACATCAACTCCCAGGAACGTCCGCAGGATCCGCGTTACACAGGTGACGTGAAAGAGACCCGGGAAAAGTTCCTGAACTTCCACAAGCACACGAACTATGGAACAGTAGTCAACGGTAAACTTTTGGGCGATCACGACAACACCGGCGACAAGCCTTTCCTGAAGCCCGACGTACTGCGACCCCGGACCTTCGAGTAA
- a CDS encoding GMC family oxidoreductase N-terminal domain-containing protein, translating to MNDRTRSSSGPFDYIIVGAGTAGCLLANRLSADPNNRVLLIEAGGRDNYHWIHIPVGYLYCIDNPRTDWRFRTEPDPGLNGRSLIYPRGKTLGGCSSINGMLYIRGQARDYNQWAEITGEDAWSWDNCLPDFMRHEDHYRLDEGGDADPEHHKYHGHGGEWRIEHQRLKWQVLEDFATACVEAGIPRTRDFNRGDNEGVDYFEVNQRSGWRWNTSKAFLREAEKRPNLTLWHSTHVLGLEVKSGDSGPRCTGVRVERPGAGDVVASAEREVILSAGAIGSPQLLQLSGIGPADLLKKHGIDVVADLPGVGENLQDHLQIRSVYKVKGATTLNTMANSLIGKARIGLEYLLTRSGPMSMAPSQLCLFTRSSDEYEHANIEYHVQPLSLDAFGQPLHNFPAITASVCNLNPTSRGTVRIRSNDPKQAPAIAPNYLSTPEDRRVAADSLRVTRRIAEQPAFAQYQPEEFKPGLEYQSDDELAKLAGDIGTTIFHPVGTTRMGRADDDLAVVDPHLKVRGVAGLRVVDAGVMPTITSGNTNSPTLMIAEKAARWILTGD from the coding sequence ATGAATGACAGAACCCGTTCGTCCTCCGGGCCTTTCGATTACATCATCGTGGGCGCAGGCACCGCTGGCTGCCTGCTGGCCAACCGCCTGAGTGCCGACCCGAATAATCGGGTGTTGCTGATCGAAGCCGGCGGCCGGGACAATTACCACTGGATCCACATCCCGGTCGGCTACCTCTACTGTATCGATAACCCCCGCACCGACTGGCGCTTCCGTACCGAACCGGATCCCGGCCTGAACGGTCGCTCGCTGATCTATCCCCGGGGCAAGACCCTGGGCGGGTGTTCCAGCATCAACGGGATGCTCTACATCCGTGGCCAGGCCAGGGATTACAACCAGTGGGCCGAGATCACCGGCGAGGACGCCTGGAGCTGGGACAACTGTCTGCCCGACTTCATGCGCCACGAGGACCACTATCGCCTGGACGAGGGCGGCGATGCTGATCCGGAACACCACAAATACCATGGCCACGGTGGTGAATGGCGGATCGAACACCAGCGCCTGAAATGGCAGGTGCTGGAAGACTTTGCCACCGCCTGCGTTGAGGCAGGCATCCCCCGCACCCGGGACTTCAACCGGGGTGACAATGAAGGTGTGGACTATTTCGAGGTCAACCAGCGTTCGGGCTGGCGCTGGAACACCTCCAAAGCTTTCCTTCGGGAAGCCGAGAAGCGCCCCAATCTTACCCTCTGGCACTCCACCCATGTGCTGGGTCTGGAAGTGAAATCCGGTGATTCCGGCCCCCGCTGCACCGGAGTGCGAGTGGAGCGGCCCGGAGCCGGTGACGTGGTTGCCAGCGCGGAACGGGAAGTCATCCTCTCCGCGGGCGCCATCGGCTCACCGCAACTGCTGCAACTGTCCGGCATCGGCCCTGCGGATCTTCTGAAAAAACATGGTATTGACGTGGTCGCCGACCTGCCCGGCGTGGGCGAGAACCTGCAGGACCATCTGCAGATACGGTCCGTGTACAAGGTCAAGGGCGCCACGACCCTGAACACCATGGCCAACTCCCTGATCGGCAAGGCCCGAATTGGCCTTGAGTATCTGCTCACTCGCTCCGGCCCCATGAGCATGGCGCCGTCCCAGCTCTGCCTGTTTACCCGAAGCTCCGACGAGTACGAGCACGCCAATATCGAGTATCACGTCCAACCCCTGAGCCTGGATGCCTTCGGCCAGCCGCTGCACAACTTCCCGGCCATCACCGCCAGTGTCTGCAACCTGAATCCGACCAGTCGCGGCACGGTGCGCATTCGCAGCAACGACCCGAAACAGGCCCCGGCCATTGCCCCGAACTATCTCAGCACACCGGAGGACCGCAGGGTCGCCGCGGACTCCCTGCGCGTGACCCGTCGTATTGCCGAACAACCGGCCTTCGCGCAATACCAGCCCGAGGAGTTCAAGCCCGGGCTGGAGTACCAGAGTGACGACGAACTGGCCAAACTGGCCGGGGATATCGGCACCACCATTTTCCATCCGGTGGGCACCACCCGCATGGGCCGGGCTGATGACGACCTGGCGGTGGTGGACCCTCACCTGAAAGTGCGAGGTGTGGCAGGCCTGCGGGTGGTCGATGCCGGCGTGATGCCCACCATCACCAGCGGCAACACCAACTCGCCCACCCTGATGATTGCCGAGAAGGCAGCGCGCTGGATTCTGACCGGCGATTAG
- a CDS encoding ZIP family metal transporter, translating into MSADPSIIWLGSISSLLAGLATGVGALAIFLVRTITHKLQDGMLAAAAGVMLAASFFSLLLPGLEYGETITGHTWLAALVVIFGVLSGAAALLYVHQKLPHQHFELGREGSDASYIRGIWLFIIAITLHNFPEGMAVGVGFAGGDVRNGYVLATGIGLQNIPEGLAVAFSLLAIDYSRLKAFGIALLTGLAEPIGGVFGATLVWLAEPLMPWTLGFAAGAMLFIISNEIIPETHHRQWKIMSTFCLLAGFVVMMFLDATLG; encoded by the coding sequence ATGTCCGCTGATCCCAGTATTATCTGGTTGGGAAGCATTTCCAGCCTGTTAGCAGGCCTGGCCACGGGTGTTGGCGCTCTGGCGATTTTCCTGGTGCGCACGATCACCCACAAGCTCCAGGATGGCATGCTCGCTGCGGCTGCGGGGGTCATGCTGGCAGCCTCCTTCTTCTCACTTCTGCTCCCGGGGCTCGAATACGGCGAGACCATCACCGGCCATACCTGGCTGGCCGCCCTGGTCGTGATCTTCGGTGTTCTCTCCGGAGCAGCCGCCCTGCTCTATGTGCACCAGAAACTTCCGCACCAGCACTTCGAGCTCGGGCGCGAGGGCTCGGACGCCTCCTATATCCGGGGGATCTGGCTGTTCATCATCGCCATCACCCTGCACAACTTTCCGGAGGGCATGGCGGTCGGCGTCGGGTTTGCCGGTGGGGATGTCCGAAATGGGTACGTCCTGGCGACCGGCATCGGCCTGCAGAACATACCGGAGGGCCTGGCTGTCGCCTTTTCACTCCTGGCCATCGATTACTCCCGACTCAAGGCTTTCGGCATTGCCCTGCTGACGGGGCTTGCCGAGCCAATCGGCGGCGTATTCGGCGCCACCCTGGTGTGGCTGGCCGAGCCCCTCATGCCCTGGACCCTGGGTTTTGCCGCAGGCGCCATGCTGTTCATCATCAGCAACGAAATCATTCCGGAAACCCATCACCGGCAGTGGAAAATCATGTCTACGTTCTGCCTACTGGCTGGCTTCGTTGTCATGATGTTCCTGGATGCCACCCTCGGCTAA
- a CDS encoding LysE family translocator: MTLATWLTVVTICILGAMSPGPSLALVLKQTLTGGRRNGVITALSHGVGVGIYAFLSILGLAAIITASPTAFSILQWGGAGYLAWLGVKGLRAKRQENEELPDAPTTKSAARDGFLIAFFNPKIAVFFLALFSQVVGTDTSLLAKFGYAATALIIDTSWYLIVAWLFSNPRWLDALRQRAVWFERVFGAVLIGLAGRLVVGILNGK, from the coding sequence ATGACCCTTGCCACCTGGCTCACCGTTGTCACCATCTGCATTCTTGGCGCCATGTCCCCCGGCCCGTCGCTGGCACTGGTGCTCAAACAGACCCTGACCGGTGGCCGGCGTAACGGTGTCATTACCGCCCTGTCCCACGGGGTCGGCGTGGGAATCTACGCCTTCCTGAGTATTCTCGGGCTGGCGGCCATCATTACCGCCTCCCCCACCGCCTTCTCGATTCTGCAATGGGGTGGCGCAGGTTACCTTGCCTGGCTCGGCGTCAAAGGCCTGAGGGCAAAACGGCAGGAAAACGAGGAGCTCCCGGATGCGCCGACCACCAAAAGCGCGGCACGGGATGGCTTTCTGATTGCCTTCTTCAATCCGAAAATTGCCGTCTTTTTCCTGGCGCTGTTCAGCCAGGTGGTCGGCACCGATACCAGCCTGCTGGCGAAATTCGGCTATGCCGCCACGGCGTTGATCATAGACACCAGCTGGTACCTGATAGTCGCCTGGCTGTTCTCCAACCCCCGGTGGCTGGATGCACTCCGGCAGCGGGCAGTCTGGTTCGAGCGGGTTTTCGGTGCGGTCCTGATAGGTCTGGCCGGCCGACTGGTGGTGGGAATCCTCAACGGCAAATAA
- a CDS encoding c-type cytochrome, giving the protein MKILSKLILTGAITALASGAYAAGGNPERGGQLAAQGDGSGAPCLACHGADGSGNNAGGFPRLAGLDATYLTSQMLAYNNGGRISPVMQPNIDNFDEQQIRDLAAYYAAMPIPETTTPANVSDEVLALGEKLANQGDWDNYIPPCSSCHGPGNRGVGETFPAIAGQHPNYIRSQLNAWKNNQRNNDPNQLMTAVAERLTEEQIDAVAAYLGSQSATAN; this is encoded by the coding sequence ATGAAGATCCTCTCCAAACTGATTCTGACGGGCGCGATAACCGCCCTGGCCTCTGGCGCCTACGCCGCCGGAGGCAATCCCGAGCGGGGCGGGCAGCTGGCCGCACAGGGTGACGGCAGCGGCGCTCCGTGCCTGGCCTGTCATGGTGCCGACGGTTCCGGCAACAATGCCGGCGGTTTTCCCCGCCTGGCCGGACTCGACGCCACCTACCTGACCAGCCAGATGCTGGCTTATAACAACGGTGGGCGTATCAGCCCGGTGATGCAGCCCAATATCGACAACTTCGATGAACAACAGATCCGGGACCTGGCCGCCTACTATGCCGCCATGCCGATTCCCGAGACCACGACACCGGCCAATGTCAGTGACGAAGTACTCGCCCTCGGCGAAAAACTGGCCAACCAGGGCGACTGGGACAACTACATTCCTCCGTGCTCCTCCTGCCACGGACCCGGCAACCGCGGTGTTGGCGAAACCTTCCCGGCCATCGCCGGACAGCATCCGAATTACATCCGGTCACAGCTCAATGCCTGGAAGAACAACCAGCGCAATAATGATCCCAACCAGCTGATGACGGCAGTTGCGGAGCGCCTGACCGAGGAACAAATCGACGCCGTGGCCGCCTACCTGGGCAGCCAGAGTGCAACCGCGAACTAA
- a CDS encoding oxidoreductase, with amino-acid sequence MNVMVLGATGLTGHLVVQQLLARKAISKVVVPVRKPMSLEHPKLDQHVVDFDDLTAHADIFAVDALICCLGTTIKKAGSQDNFRKVDYGYALAAAKLARERGVNSLILMSAIGASSSSTIFYNRVKGELEDAVRELNFPYLSIYHPSLLLGDRQEHRGGEELGQMAMPLVNRVLIGPLDKYRAIKAETVAEAMVNEVCGISSAEPAERVVQIREYPDIVALAG; translated from the coding sequence ATGAATGTCATGGTGCTGGGGGCGACCGGGTTGACCGGCCATCTGGTGGTACAGCAGTTGCTGGCCCGGAAAGCGATCAGCAAAGTGGTGGTGCCGGTACGCAAACCGATGTCACTGGAACATCCGAAGCTCGACCAGCATGTGGTGGACTTTGATGATCTCACAGCCCATGCCGATATCTTTGCCGTGGATGCCCTGATCTGCTGCCTTGGAACCACCATCAAGAAAGCCGGTTCCCAGGACAATTTCCGGAAAGTGGATTACGGTTATGCCCTGGCCGCAGCGAAACTGGCGCGAGAGCGCGGGGTGAACTCGCTGATCCTGATGTCCGCCATCGGCGCGTCCTCCTCATCCACTATTTTCTATAACCGCGTAAAAGGGGAACTGGAAGATGCGGTCCGCGAGCTGAACTTTCCCTACCTCTCCATCTACCACCCCAGCCTGCTGCTGGGCGATCGCCAGGAACACCGGGGTGGCGAGGAACTGGGCCAGATGGCCATGCCACTGGTGAACCGGGTGCTGATCGGTCCCCTCGATAAATACCGGGCGATCAAGGCCGAGACCGTGGCCGAGGCCATGGTGAACGAAGTGTGCGGGATATCGTCGGCGGAACCGGCTGAGCGTGTGGTTCAGATCCGGGAATACCCGGACATTGTCGCCCTCGCCGGTTGA